A single window of Mycolicibacterium aurum DNA harbors:
- a CDS encoding YdcF family protein: protein MTRRRVLVPVVMALVVLSALLVNGVSGTLLFARAKADPLAKADAIVVLGGEHDGREAYGLGLAEQGFAKTVLLSNPYHSQDKVMATACRPRSDIDVICRAPVPSTTRGEALMARELAEARGWHTIIVVSWRYHLPRARRIFDQCFVTPGRSVIMRDVPREYPFSMVKWQYIFLYQYGGWVKAELQGRC from the coding sequence ATGACTCGCCGTCGCGTTCTCGTTCCCGTCGTGATGGCTCTGGTCGTCTTGTCTGCCCTCCTTGTCAACGGTGTGAGTGGCACCTTGTTGTTCGCGCGTGCGAAGGCGGACCCATTGGCGAAGGCCGACGCCATCGTGGTCCTCGGCGGTGAGCACGACGGCCGCGAGGCCTACGGGCTGGGACTCGCCGAGCAAGGTTTCGCGAAGACCGTGCTGCTCTCGAATCCGTACCACTCACAAGACAAGGTGATGGCAACAGCGTGTCGGCCCCGCAGCGACATCGACGTGATCTGCCGGGCGCCAGTGCCGTCGACCACCCGCGGCGAGGCCTTGATGGCACGCGAACTCGCCGAGGCTCGCGGTTGGCACACCATCATCGTGGTCAGTTGGCGCTACCACCTGCCGCGAGCCCGGCGGATCTTCGACCAGTGCTTCGTGACGCCGGGGCGCAGTGTCATCATGCGCGATGTCCCGCGCGAGTATCCGTTCTCAATGGTCAAGTGGCAGTACATCTTCCTGTACCAGTACGGGGGATGGGTGAAGGCCGAACTGCAAGGGCGCTGCTGA
- a CDS encoding UDP-glucuronate decarboxylase has translation MRQRAVLTGGAGFVGSHLAERLLERDIDVVCVDNFVTGTPDNVAHLQVHDGFRLVKADVSNFISVPGPVDYVLHFASPASPVDYAELPIQTMKAGSLGTLHTLGLAKEKGARYLLASTSETYGDPLVHPQPETYWGNVNPVGPRACYDEAKRFAEALTVSYRKAHGVNTAIMRIFNTYGPRMRPNDGRAIPNFITQALAGEPITVHGDGTHTRSVCYVDDLVEGALNLLFSDLAGPVNIGNPHELTILELAEFIRELAGSESPVEFIARPQDDPSQRQPDITLARAELGWEPQVAPRDGLLKTIAWFRDLASGTPHVSAPTPLQPAHSQPRHKVAVIGTGYVGAVTSTCLAYLGHTVCGLDSDSSRAGQLNKGQAPFHEPGLPEMLEASLATGRLRFTDQPAEALSDADFVFLCVGTPPGPDGSPDLAQLESAIQSLAPYLRAGAVIVNKSTVPVGSGNWTRTILEDALEGNRQLSFHVVSNPEFLREGCALDDFLYPDRIVLGGPASDVSRVAELYQPVLDQSFEGGRRDISPSLITTELASAEMIKYAANAFLATKISFANEIAQLCEVFGADVREVIPAIGADHRVGSAFLNPGVGWGGSCFGKDVAALISSGQEYGYTPSMLQATVAINNGQRTSVVRKLQRELHMLKGRRIALLGLTFKPGTDDLRDAPALDIAKRLIAAGAIVSAYDPVVKTLPDEYASVRMANDAYEAANRVDAVVLTTEWPEFRLLDPAGLRRVMRGDLVVDGRNILPEASFAGSGLRLTGFGW, from the coding sequence ATGCGACAGCGGGCGGTACTGACCGGCGGTGCTGGGTTCGTTGGATCGCATCTTGCTGAGCGTCTTCTGGAGCGTGACATCGACGTGGTGTGCGTCGACAACTTTGTAACGGGAACGCCCGACAACGTTGCGCATTTGCAGGTGCATGACGGTTTCCGTTTGGTGAAGGCCGACGTCAGCAACTTCATTTCCGTCCCTGGGCCGGTTGATTATGTGCTGCATTTCGCGTCGCCAGCCTCGCCTGTCGATTACGCCGAACTTCCGATTCAGACAATGAAAGCTGGCTCGCTCGGAACGCTTCATACCTTGGGCTTAGCAAAGGAAAAAGGCGCTCGCTACCTCCTCGCATCGACATCAGAGACCTACGGCGACCCTCTGGTGCACCCTCAACCCGAGACATACTGGGGCAACGTCAACCCCGTCGGGCCGCGTGCTTGCTACGACGAGGCCAAGCGATTCGCCGAGGCGCTCACGGTGTCGTACCGCAAGGCGCATGGGGTCAACACCGCGATCATGCGGATCTTCAACACCTACGGCCCTCGGATGCGCCCCAACGACGGGCGTGCAATCCCGAACTTCATTACCCAAGCCCTGGCAGGCGAACCCATCACCGTCCACGGCGACGGCACCCATACGCGGTCGGTGTGCTATGTGGACGATCTCGTCGAGGGTGCGTTGAACTTGCTGTTCTCCGACCTCGCCGGACCGGTCAACATCGGCAATCCGCATGAACTGACGATCTTGGAATTGGCAGAGTTCATCCGCGAGCTGGCCGGCAGCGAGTCGCCTGTCGAGTTCATTGCCCGCCCTCAGGACGATCCGTCGCAGCGCCAGCCGGACATCACCCTGGCTCGCGCCGAGCTTGGATGGGAACCGCAAGTTGCGCCGCGGGACGGGCTCTTGAAGACGATCGCGTGGTTCCGCGACCTCGCCAGCGGAACTCCGCATGTCTCCGCTCCGACGCCGCTTCAGCCGGCCCACTCGCAGCCCCGGCACAAGGTGGCTGTGATCGGCACCGGTTACGTGGGTGCCGTCACTTCGACGTGCTTGGCGTACCTGGGGCATACGGTGTGTGGCCTGGACAGCGATTCCTCGCGCGCCGGTCAATTGAATAAAGGTCAGGCACCGTTCCATGAGCCAGGTCTGCCGGAAATGCTCGAAGCGTCGCTGGCCACCGGGCGTTTGCGTTTCACGGATCAGCCGGCTGAGGCCCTGTCCGACGCCGACTTCGTGTTTCTCTGCGTAGGCACGCCGCCCGGTCCGGACGGATCGCCGGACCTGGCACAGCTCGAAAGTGCGATCCAGTCGCTTGCGCCCTACCTGCGTGCGGGCGCAGTGATCGTCAACAAGTCAACCGTGCCGGTTGGTTCGGGTAACTGGACTCGCACCATCCTCGAGGATGCGCTTGAAGGTAACCGGCAGTTGTCCTTTCACGTAGTGTCCAATCCAGAGTTCCTGCGGGAAGGCTGCGCCCTCGACGACTTCCTCTACCCGGATCGGATCGTGCTCGGCGGTCCCGCGTCAGATGTCAGCCGCGTCGCCGAGCTCTACCAACCCGTCCTTGATCAATCCTTTGAGGGTGGCCGGCGTGACATCAGCCCGTCGTTGATCACGACCGAACTCGCATCGGCCGAAATGATTAAGTACGCCGCGAACGCCTTCTTGGCGACCAAGATCAGCTTCGCTAACGAGATCGCTCAGTTGTGCGAGGTGTTCGGCGCCGACGTCCGCGAAGTCATCCCCGCGATCGGCGCTGATCACCGCGTGGGCAGTGCATTCCTGAATCCCGGTGTGGGATGGGGTGGATCATGCTTTGGCAAAGACGTGGCTGCCCTCATTTCTTCGGGACAGGAGTATGGCTACACGCCTTCTATGCTCCAGGCGACAGTTGCGATCAACAACGGGCAACGCACGAGTGTTGTGCGCAAGCTGCAGCGCGAGTTGCACATGCTTAAAGGTCGCCGCATCGCGCTGCTTGGCTTGACCTTCAAACCCGGGACCGATGATCTTCGCGACGCCCCAGCCTTGGACATTGCCAAGCGGCTGATTGCCGCGGGAGCAATCGTCTCCGCCTACGATCCAGTGGTCAAAACGTTGCCGGACGAATATGCTTCGGTGCGCATGGCCAATGACGCCTATGAAGCGGCGAACAGGGTTGATGCCGTCGTCTTGACTACAGAGTGGCCTGAATTCAGGCTGCTGGACCCTGCCGGATTGCGTAGGGTGATGCGTGGCGACCTCGTCGTCGACGGACGCAATATCCTGCCAGAAGCTAGCTTTGCCGGATCGGGTCTCCGGCTTACGGGTTTCGGCTGGTAG
- a CDS encoding undecaprenyl diphosphate synthase family protein: MKPSHVGLIPDGLRRWADANGATLADAYRRGADKVIEILQVLQRNDVQTVSVYNLSRANLGRTHEELDAVYAASTYFFTTLIPSHFDLDLCSVRLHGDRQALPQTYLSAAQDIETATPTGGFRINILSAYDAGDELRGACQRAQREGCDITEAFDIGDVDLVIRTTPEPLLSGFLPLQSQYAQLIFLDTPLNELTPHHIEQLIDDYRRFPQRRGR; the protein is encoded by the coding sequence TTGAAGCCATCTCACGTAGGACTGATCCCTGACGGGTTGCGGCGTTGGGCCGACGCCAACGGCGCCACCCTGGCCGACGCGTACCGCCGTGGCGCCGACAAGGTCATCGAGATCCTGCAGGTGCTACAGCGCAACGACGTGCAGACGGTATCGGTCTACAACCTCAGCCGAGCCAACCTGGGACGCACCCACGAAGAGCTTGACGCTGTCTACGCCGCCTCGACCTATTTCTTCACCACCCTGATCCCGTCCCATTTTGACCTTGACCTGTGCAGCGTCCGGCTGCACGGCGATCGGCAAGCATTGCCGCAGACCTACCTGTCCGCGGCTCAGGACATCGAAACGGCGACGCCCACCGGCGGCTTCCGGATCAACATTCTGTCGGCCTACGACGCCGGCGACGAGCTGCGCGGGGCCTGTCAACGCGCGCAGCGCGAAGGCTGCGACATCACCGAGGCCTTCGACATCGGCGACGTGGACCTCGTCATCCGGACCACCCCCGAACCCCTGCTGAGCGGCTTCCTGCCTCTGCAGAGCCAGTACGCCCAGCTGATCTTCCTGGACACACCGCTCAACGAGCTGACGCCGCACCACATCGAGCAGCTCATCGACGATTACCGGCGCTTCCCGCAGCGGCGCGGTCGGTAG
- the kdsB gene encoding 3-deoxy-manno-octulosonate cytidylyltransferase, whose product MRVLGVIPARMASSRFPGKPLADIAGRPMVWWVYQQALKANFLSDVVIATDDRRILEVCTRLDMKAVMTSPEHRTSTERVLEVARSDSADLYVCINGDEPLISPLCIDAVIPNKVSTEVEVLNIMAPIRSTAELIDPTNIKVVVDTNGNAMYFSRSVIPHHKTGTLENSLSEFTYFKHVGVLAYTRGALELFAAEPRRSAEEVEDINELRFLEAGVAIRMVPFESGGSISVDVPADLEFARTVLERKLRNQL is encoded by the coding sequence GTGAGAGTTTTAGGCGTCATTCCCGCGCGTATGGCCTCCTCCAGATTCCCTGGGAAGCCTCTAGCCGATATTGCCGGACGGCCGATGGTGTGGTGGGTATATCAGCAGGCCCTGAAAGCGAATTTCCTCAGCGATGTGGTGATTGCCACTGACGACCGCCGCATCCTAGAGGTATGTACTCGGCTCGACATGAAGGCCGTAATGACTTCGCCCGAGCATCGGACAAGTACCGAGCGGGTGCTTGAAGTCGCACGTTCAGACTCGGCCGACCTGTACGTCTGCATCAACGGAGACGAACCTCTTATATCCCCCCTCTGTATAGACGCGGTCATTCCCAACAAAGTTTCGACGGAGGTCGAGGTTCTCAACATAATGGCCCCTATAAGATCTACCGCAGAGCTCATTGACCCGACGAATATCAAAGTGGTCGTTGACACCAATGGCAATGCCATGTACTTTTCGCGCAGTGTAATCCCGCACCACAAAACGGGCACACTCGAGAACTCGCTCTCCGAGTTCACGTACTTTAAACATGTGGGCGTGCTTGCCTACACGCGCGGGGCGCTCGAATTATTTGCCGCCGAGCCGCGTCGCAGTGCCGAAGAAGTTGAGGACATCAACGAACTGCGATTCCTAGAAGCCGGAGTCGCCATTCGGATGGTCCCCTTCGAAAGTGGGGGTTCGATATCGGTCGATGTACCTGCCGATCTTGAATTCGCAAGAACGGTGCTGGAGCGAAAACTTCGGAACCAGCTATGA
- a CDS encoding arsenate reductase/protein-tyrosine-phosphatase family protein, translated as MHILFVCTGNICRSPTAERLAAAYAAEMGLADFRSSSAGTRAVIDHPMHADAAIVLEQLGGDSSGFAARQLTPKVASDADLILTMTAAHRDRVLEMCPQKLNKTFTLGEASRLASDFNAESIADLAVLRPRLDAKQREEVLDPIGQSFDVFESVGRRVAELLPPIIKLANST; from the coding sequence CTGCACATCTTATTCGTTTGTACTGGGAACATATGCCGGTCGCCGACGGCTGAGCGCCTCGCAGCGGCGTACGCCGCGGAAATGGGACTAGCTGACTTCCGCTCGTCCAGCGCCGGCACCAGAGCAGTTATCGATCATCCCATGCATGCGGACGCCGCCATCGTTCTTGAACAGCTCGGCGGAGACTCATCAGGTTTCGCGGCAAGGCAATTGACGCCAAAAGTCGCGTCGGATGCCGACCTGATTCTCACGATGACGGCGGCGCATCGTGATCGGGTTCTGGAAATGTGCCCGCAGAAACTCAATAAGACGTTCACACTCGGCGAAGCGTCACGGCTTGCCTCAGATTTCAACGCGGAAAGCATTGCCGATCTCGCGGTCTTGCGGCCGAGGCTCGACGCGAAACAGCGTGAAGAGGTACTCGACCCGATTGGTCAGAGTTTTGATGTATTCGAGTCCGTGGGTCGTCGCGTTGCAGAACTACTTCCGCCGATCATCAAACTCGCCAATTCGACGTAA
- a CDS encoding NAD(P)/FAD-dependent oxidoreductase, whose product MNATRNPLIIGAGPAGLTAALELTKRGVTPRLYEATSHVGGLARTPRDGDWRVDPGGHRFFTRNEQILDLWNSLLPPEEWISVPRRSAMLVAGRYVPYPLAGRDLVKRMGLRSGMRGAGSLAWSRFRRSMRLFDRTDTFREWGIDEFGRHWYDLFFDGYVRKTWLADPNHLTSDWANQRIKPIDWRRADVRLADRDVFRYPRLGPGQLWEAASAALTGAGVTPTLNSTVVAIRPDGRHWTVELQNGDTVAGDAVFSSMPLRLLINSLEPEPPKYIRAIADTLRHRSVITVAVALEKHYDIPFNWVYTPGREFRVGRIQNYGRWSSALAPQDWGGTHLGLEYFTLPNDDMWIASEESLGAIVEQDLRTLGVDDSALEHVMIVRSQFAYPIYDPGRERNVARIRDYLKQNHPTMHPIGRNGMHRYDNQDHAMLSAMHSVAQYFGENIDPWRVNTELGYHEAGLLKN is encoded by the coding sequence ATGAACGCGACCAGGAACCCGCTGATCATCGGCGCCGGCCCCGCCGGTCTCACCGCCGCCCTCGAACTGACGAAGCGCGGAGTGACCCCGAGACTCTACGAGGCGACCTCCCACGTCGGTGGTCTCGCGCGCACCCCACGGGACGGCGACTGGCGGGTCGACCCCGGCGGCCACCGGTTCTTCACCAGAAACGAACAGATTCTGGACCTCTGGAACTCGCTGCTGCCGCCCGAGGAATGGATCTCGGTTCCCCGGCGCTCGGCGATGCTCGTCGCGGGTAGGTATGTGCCCTACCCCCTGGCAGGGCGTGATCTGGTGAAACGGATGGGCCTGCGCAGCGGGATGCGCGGTGCCGGCAGCCTGGCGTGGTCCCGCTTCCGGCGCAGCATGCGGCTCTTCGACAGGACCGACACATTTCGCGAGTGGGGCATCGACGAGTTCGGACGCCACTGGTACGACCTGTTCTTCGACGGCTACGTCCGCAAGACGTGGCTGGCCGACCCCAACCATCTGACCAGCGACTGGGCCAACCAGCGGATCAAGCCGATCGATTGGCGCCGCGCCGACGTCCGTCTGGCCGACCGGGACGTCTTCCGTTATCCCCGGCTGGGTCCCGGCCAGCTCTGGGAAGCGGCGTCGGCCGCGCTGACCGGCGCCGGCGTCACCCCCACCCTCAACTCGACCGTCGTCGCAATCCGTCCCGACGGCCGGCACTGGACGGTCGAGCTGCAGAACGGCGACACCGTGGCCGGCGACGCCGTGTTCTCCAGCATGCCGCTGCGGTTGCTGATCAACAGCCTGGAACCCGAACCGCCCAAATACATTCGGGCCATCGCCGACACGTTGCGGCACCGCTCGGTGATCACCGTCGCCGTAGCGTTGGAGAAGCACTACGACATCCCGTTCAACTGGGTGTACACCCCGGGCCGAGAGTTCCGCGTCGGGCGGATCCAGAACTATGGCCGGTGGTCGAGTGCGCTCGCCCCGCAGGATTGGGGCGGCACCCACCTCGGCCTCGAATACTTCACCCTGCCCAACGACGACATGTGGATCGCCAGCGAAGAAAGTCTGGGCGCCATCGTCGAGCAGGACCTGCGCACACTCGGCGTCGACGACTCCGCACTGGAACACGTCATGATCGTTCGCTCACAGTTTGCCTACCCGATCTACGATCCCGGCCGGGAAAGGAACGTCGCCCGAATCCGCGACTACCTCAAGCAGAACCACCCCACGATGCACCCGATCGGGCGCAACGGCATGCACCGGTACGACAACCAGGACCATGCCATGTTGAGCGCGATGCACAGCGTCGCCCAGTACTTCGGGGAGAACATCGACCCGTGGCGAGTCAACACCGAACTCGGCTATCACGAAGCGGGCCTGCTCAAGAACTAG
- a CDS encoding sugar transferase produces MTVEATSTRSAPTGDGPASEAALDQRPNDTHQAMKLGLRHRYYLQFADIATLAVSAVLGAVALNLVSPARANYIDFVNASVDIVVAIAAMAMALHLHGLYRRPAARLRPSEWWRPGVIARCVPTGALLALFIDAFVLRDGRGMTLTAAVAMTLPAILLVPLGRRLIARTMDPTVSRILVIGTGPISDRLTSRLQRCPDTFVVGHVDDDVAPGTSSPVLGNLSDLPAVCAAYKIDRVIVGFPNTSDAIVLEALRQLQGRVPISEIPRYFELHNWRSEAEELHGLTLMHLPTASLGPSARIMKRVMDVTLATCALVAASPVLLAIALAIKLDTRGPVFFRQERGGQGGVPFRIFKFRSMTADAWQKRNTVAQLNESDGPLFKMENDPRVTRVGAFIRKTSLDELPQLINVVRGEMSLVGPRPLPTEEADRIDGAAGLARLDAKPGITGLWQVCGRSDLSYADLQHLDSVYVRSWSLMWDVRIMAKTPRVVFARSGAY; encoded by the coding sequence ATGACTGTAGAGGCAACGTCGACGAGATCGGCACCAACCGGCGACGGGCCGGCCAGTGAGGCGGCGTTGGACCAGAGGCCGAACGACACCCACCAGGCGATGAAACTCGGTTTGCGGCACCGCTACTATCTTCAGTTTGCCGACATCGCGACTCTGGCCGTCTCGGCGGTGCTCGGCGCGGTGGCGCTAAATCTGGTCAGCCCCGCCCGCGCCAACTACATCGACTTTGTCAACGCCTCAGTCGATATTGTCGTCGCGATCGCAGCGATGGCCATGGCACTGCATCTTCATGGGCTCTACCGGCGGCCCGCCGCGCGCCTGAGGCCCAGCGAGTGGTGGCGCCCCGGAGTGATCGCGCGGTGCGTGCCCACCGGCGCTCTGCTGGCCCTCTTCATCGACGCGTTCGTCCTCCGCGATGGGCGTGGAATGACGTTGACAGCCGCTGTCGCAATGACGCTGCCTGCAATCCTGCTCGTTCCCCTCGGTCGCCGCCTGATAGCCCGGACGATGGACCCTACGGTCAGCCGCATCCTGGTTATCGGGACAGGCCCGATCTCGGATCGGCTGACGTCGAGGCTGCAACGATGCCCTGACACATTCGTAGTCGGACACGTCGACGACGACGTCGCACCGGGCACCAGCTCTCCTGTGCTCGGCAATCTCAGCGACCTGCCCGCCGTCTGCGCCGCCTACAAGATCGACCGCGTCATCGTCGGGTTCCCCAACACGAGCGACGCCATCGTGTTGGAGGCGCTACGTCAGCTGCAGGGGCGGGTGCCCATATCGGAGATCCCGCGCTACTTCGAGCTGCATAACTGGCGAAGTGAAGCCGAGGAGTTGCACGGCCTCACGCTGATGCACCTGCCAACTGCCTCGTTGGGGCCCAGTGCGCGAATCATGAAGCGCGTAATGGACGTAACACTGGCCACCTGCGCGTTGGTGGCGGCATCTCCGGTCCTGCTCGCGATCGCGCTGGCGATCAAGCTGGACACCCGTGGTCCGGTCTTCTTCCGCCAAGAACGGGGCGGGCAGGGCGGCGTGCCATTCCGGATCTTCAAGTTCCGTTCGATGACGGCCGACGCGTGGCAGAAGCGCAACACCGTCGCACAACTCAACGAGTCAGACGGTCCACTGTTCAAGATGGAGAACGATCCACGGGTCACCCGTGTCGGGGCATTCATCCGGAAGACCAGTCTCGACGAGTTGCCGCAGCTGATCAATGTGGTGCGAGGCGAGATGTCGTTGGTCGGTCCGCGGCCCCTTCCGACGGAAGAGGCAGATCGTATCGATGGCGCCGCCGGGCTTGCACGCCTAGATGCCAAGCCTGGTATCACTGGTCTCTGGCAGGTGTGCGGACGTAGTGACCTCTCCTACGCTGATCTGCAACATCTCGACTCGGTCTATGTCCGGTCTTGGTCCCTTATGTGGGACGTGCGGATTATGGCCAAGACGCCACGAGTCGTGTTCGCGCGAAGTGGCGCCTACTGA
- a CDS encoding class I SAM-dependent methyltransferase, with protein MLTAHVKRAVKSSPALIRIAVPLFRIKSIALAHIPVTGTFPRFPERSRIDVIEFSSLSDFEAWRVANDELIISWKAEDEAAAPPDRFAFEVDGHCALCNESVDFVATTEYIDTDSSGRPQPKWREHLICPNCNMRNRVRAALHFAIQECGMTPDKRIYLTEQFGNTYRWLRGRFNHVTGSEFLSPGKASGAQHLGINHQDLHALSYPTASFDYVLSFDVLEHVPDYLAAFSEIARVLAPSGKLVMTVPFITSQYDTVVRASMNSRGQIEHFLPIEVHGNPTDPINGALCYRNFGWDVLDRLTDCGFVEARVHVYHNRDLGYLGGTQTLISATKAGQ; from the coding sequence ATGCTGACCGCGCATGTGAAGCGAGCCGTTAAGTCTTCGCCAGCGCTTATCCGCATAGCTGTCCCCTTGTTCCGCATCAAATCTATTGCTCTGGCCCATATCCCCGTAACCGGCACTTTCCCCCGCTTTCCAGAACGGTCCCGAATTGACGTAATCGAGTTCAGCTCACTCTCCGATTTCGAAGCCTGGCGGGTCGCCAACGACGAACTAATAATCAGTTGGAAAGCCGAGGACGAGGCAGCCGCGCCACCTGATCGTTTCGCCTTCGAAGTCGATGGCCACTGCGCACTCTGCAATGAATCCGTCGACTTTGTCGCCACCACTGAATATATCGATACGGATTCTTCCGGAAGGCCGCAACCGAAGTGGCGCGAGCATTTGATCTGCCCGAACTGCAACATGCGTAATCGCGTGCGCGCCGCTTTGCACTTCGCGATTCAGGAGTGTGGCATGACACCTGATAAACGAATTTACTTAACCGAACAATTCGGGAATACCTATCGGTGGCTGCGCGGTCGCTTCAACCATGTGACAGGCAGCGAGTTTTTATCTCCAGGCAAGGCGTCAGGTGCACAACATTTGGGCATCAACCACCAAGACCTCCACGCACTGTCGTATCCGACTGCCAGCTTCGATTACGTGCTGAGTTTCGACGTGTTAGAGCATGTGCCAGATTATCTGGCCGCCTTCTCAGAAATTGCCCGAGTGTTAGCACCGAGCGGGAAGCTGGTAATGACGGTGCCATTTATAACGAGCCAATACGATACCGTCGTCCGCGCATCGATGAACTCACGCGGTCAAATTGAGCATTTTCTGCCAATCGAGGTCCACGGTAATCCCACCGACCCCATCAACGGCGCACTTTGCTACCGCAACTTCGGCTGGGACGTGCTAGACCGCCTGACTGATTGTGGGTTCGTGGAGGCCCGAGTGCACGTCTACCACAACCGCGACTTGGGCTATCTCGGTGGCACACAGACACTAATCTCAGCGACCAAGGCCGGTCAATGA
- a CDS encoding PH domain-containing protein, translating into MGYPENVLARDEHVVLHRHPHWGRLTVPALVLIIASAAAAFVAAYVNTLNWEQTAKHIVFAVIAAIWLILVGWLTVWPFLNWWTTHFVITDRRVMYRHGLLTRSGIDIPLARINSVEFRHGLVDRMFRTGTLIIESASQDPLEFQDIPRVEHVHSLLYHEVFDTLGSEESPS; encoded by the coding sequence GTGGGCTACCCGGAGAATGTCCTGGCCAGGGACGAACACGTGGTCCTGCACCGCCATCCACACTGGGGCAGGCTGACCGTCCCGGCGCTGGTGCTGATCATCGCCTCGGCAGCCGCCGCGTTCGTCGCCGCCTACGTGAACACGCTGAACTGGGAGCAGACCGCCAAGCACATCGTGTTCGCCGTCATCGCAGCCATCTGGCTGATCCTGGTCGGTTGGCTGACGGTGTGGCCGTTCCTGAACTGGTGGACCACCCACTTCGTCATCACCGACCGTCGGGTGATGTACCGGCACGGCCTGCTGACCCGCTCGGGCATCGACATTCCACTGGCGCGGATCAACAGCGTGGAGTTCCGGCACGGCTTGGTTGACCGAATGTTCCGCACCGGCACGCTCATCATCGAATCGGCGTCGCAGGATCCGCTGGAGTTCCAGGACATCCCGAGGGTGGAACACGTCCACTCGCTGCTCTACCACGAGGTGTTCGACACGCTGGGCTCCGAAGAGTCGCCGAGCTGA